The genome window AGGTCAATTTGCTAACTTGCAGATGGCATTGATggaattatttatgaaaactgtGGTTTATAAGTCGTGTTTGGGTGCAAAATTTTTTGGTTTATTGCTGTCTAAATAATATTATGGAATGTATGCTTATTGGGGATGGCGATtgtctttgttaaaaatgactACTCTATTATCTGCGAAATTTTTTCCCTTTGCATCTTTGGAGAATGCTTGTCATGCAAgagcgtgtgtgtgtgtgtttgtgttgcgAATTTGCAATTTCTTTAAGATTATCCTTGTGTACGTCTGCATTCGGCAGTTCAGGTATAAAGTAGATCTCGTTTTTCGTTAGTTTGGATATTTTGTATTTCATACGCATTTCTAGTCTGAATTTGGATGCTATATATGTGTTTGCACTTTCTTCATAATTATCTTCTGTTATCGTGTGTATGCTTGCATGCGCCATATATGCATATGAGTACAATTTCGGCTGTTTGCTGGTTATAGCATACTCATTACTTCACCCTGGTCGGCCGAATGAATCATCTCTGCTTCTTCtgattatattctatttatggGATGCGGTAAATTGAAGGATTGTTATTGTAAGCTCAATTATTGTTGACTATTATTTGCAAATTGTGAATTTCTGTTTTGCTTCACTGCAAGTCACAAGGCAGTTGGTAGTTACCTTAAGTTCCAGTTACCTTAAGTTGGTAGTTACCTTAAGTTACCTGATTAAATCATTTCTAAATAATTCGGTGATAGAAATATCTGAGTGAGTTGTGTTGGGATTTAGTTAAGTTTTAGAGACTTTGGTGATGTCTATATATAATATTGGGGCGTAGAATGTAGTATGAAGATAGTGTGGGAGCCAGTGATGTCAGCAATAGTTAGGTTTAAGGCAGTAACTGCGGAGACGGCACATGATACACTTGGACATGAACATGACAAACAGTGTGTGATCTAAACAGGAAGGAGAAGTATGATTAGATATTGGTGATTTTTGTTTACTCCAGAGGGCGATGTTAAGAGTTGAGTATTTTGAGGATGCCGGAAATTATAAAGATTGTAACGGAGCCTTTTCCCGTGCTAACCTCTAAACAGTTGCTTCTCAGAACAGGATTTTCTGAGTATATTCAGCATGAATGATCCGTCAATCCTTGCTATGATTTCATAACTAGTACTAATATTCAAGATAAGCGGCTTCATGTTTCTTACTTCtgagtttttatttatttccttAGTTTAATTTGATAGTACTTTAATATTCTCAAAGAAAGCTTGCACTATACCAGAGTGATGAGTCTTTTTGCGTTTCAGAGAGCCATGGTTCACCATTTCACTAACATGGATAGACACTAGACAGTAACCATTTTATGATAGTTGCATTTTACTTTAATATTGCATTTTGCACTATGATTTTTGACCTACTAGGAAATCTGTGATTGATCTAGCAACAAACAGTGACTAAAATGTCATATTTCATACTCGTTCCTAAAATACAGTGAAATGTGTCATTATTTTAAAGCCTTTTTTGTTTTGGTCGGTGTGCATGTGCCTTATGATTATACATTTAAGCTGCTGAATTATTGAGCAGTCACAATGTGCCACATTCAACTAACGAAATAAGTACAAAATTTTTCGGCATATTCGTCCAGTCCTGTCATCACAGAAATTGTTAAATCTTTTGGTTTTCGACTGTATGAGAGTATAGGAATCGACCGTTTTtctacattatttatttttaaaattttatgtttgcaaataaaaattaaaatattaaattttcgtttacaaaagaaaaattaacttCGAAACTAGACGGTCAATACACCTTAAATTATATGCGCACagctagctcatctaatttggaagTATATCATTTGGTTTTTGACCAGGCGAGAGTATCGGAATAGACATTCTCTTAAGAGTTACATACACCTGTACAattaatcaatatcaatattctaaaaagatactcatttgtaagacATATTAACTTagggtcatgttccagagagaaccattagagagagaattatagaacccttaccttataaggcagagttctgcagcagaacttaagtatgagttagggttctgcagcagaacttcacatgcaaaaaatgtcaatatctatgtattagattttaaaattatttttgaacacatacaacgatgaaaaaatatgaaaaaaacatgtatttcgatttagatcctaaaaatctatttaaaatttagggttccgcagcagaaccttagtagttctatggttctattttaaggactggttctctcttgagcgcgaccctattaACTTAACATgtcgaaaataaaataaaatcatcgGTATATCGAATTTAAAGTTTTCGTTGCTCAATTTTTGGAAAAAGTTTGTATAAACTTGTAGCTTAGGTGAAATGAATGTAAGCTTTGTTGACTGTATGAACTAGCTGTACACATTTCATTTTGTGAGCTGACATGGAACACTTTCATCCACGACTGCTAAAATATTCCAGTAGGATCCTCATGTCAACCAGTGAACGTGGTGTCTACGTGTATCAGGGGTTTAATATCAATACTAATCTAAATCCAgcttaattaaaaatcaataattgCAGCATTCCATCACAAAAGCTTCAGTATAAATTCACGTAAGCTTCTGTTAGAAGACTAAACCAAAAGATTAGCAACTAACCACCCTCCTAATTTCTCAATCTCCTGtatttttctcaaatcaacAAAGAGCTAGCTTGCTAGAAATCTTCAGCAAAGTGTGATCTTAATGGCAAATCAATTACAACTCAAGTCTCTGAACCATATCTCTTTAGTTTGTAGATCATTGACAGAATCGCTTGATTTCTACAAGAACATTTTAGGCTTCATTCCTATCAGAAGGCCAGGATCATTTGAGTTTGAGGGTGCTTGGTACGTATGAAAATGTACCCGTACACTTGAGGGTCGTTCCTATTATTTTAGCCTGCAAACTTTAACGATAATGTACTACTTGATCAACGTTTGCAGGCTAAAATAATCTGTGTTCGAAGGAACACTATACGTATATTAAGATAACCTTATATGCTATAAGGCCGTAAATTGGTTAAACTGTTCAAGAACATTAAATAAGAATCAGTTCATCTATTATTGCAGGTTATTCAATTACAATATTGGTATTCATCTTTTGCAATCTGAAGACCCTGAAAGCTTGCGCACTACTAGGCAGATCAATCCCAAGGATAATCACATTTCTTTTCAAGTAAATACGCTCTCTTTATGAATTCTTATAATTAAGTTAAGTTCATATGTTTAAGCGATATTGTCTAAAATGTTGACAGAACATTATCTGAAAACTTTATAAACTGACAATTTGTTGTTGATGAAATGGTTAGTGTGAAAGCATGGCAGCGGTAGaaaagaagctgaaagagatgGAGATAGAGTATGTGAAGGCTAGAGTAGAAGAAGGCGGAATTGAGGTAGATCAAATATTCTTCCACGATCCAGATGGCTTCATGATTGAAATTTGCAACTGCGACAACTTACCTGTGGTTTTTGTTGCTGGAGAAGCCATCCGAATGTGCTCTGCCCTCGGTTGCAGTGTGCAGCCGAAGCTTGCAGTT of Daucus carota subsp. sativus chromosome 3, DH1 v3.0, whole genome shotgun sequence contains these proteins:
- the LOC108211007 gene encoding glyoxylase I 4 — encoded protein: MANQLQLKSLNHISLVCRSLTESLDFYKNILGFIPIRRPGSFEFEGAWLFNYNIGIHLLQSEDPESLRTTRQINPKDNHISFQCESMAAVEKKLKEMEIEYVKARVEEGGIEVDQIFFHDPDGFMIEICNCDNLPVVFVAGEAIRMCSALGCSVQPKLAVV